A portion of the Halalkalicoccus tibetensis genome contains these proteins:
- a CDS encoding LUD domain-containing protein — protein MSADDEAAHIRRLLDTEGDSVQGNTRVFNQGRYAAVEDLDDYKGLKDRARELKEDAIERLPELIDELTETVEENGGHVYLASDAEDANRYITDVAEDGGAETLVKSKSMTSEEIDVNDALEAAGVDVYETDLGEFVIQIADEAPSHIVGPAIHKSREEIAELFNHEFDPDEPLETAEELTHFAREYLGERVEEADVGMTGANFLVAESGTLLLVTSEGNARKCAVAPDTHVAVAGVEKILPRFEDLQPFIELIARSSTGQDLTSYMSLLTPPVDSPTIEFGSDEPLAGGADDREFHLVLIDNGRMAMREDPELKETLYCIRCGACANVCANFQHVGGHAFGGETYSGGIGTGWEAGVHGQESAEEFNDLCTGCSRCVNQCPVKIDIPWINEVVRDRINRGEEPSEFEFLVEGLTPDAESGGVPLQKRFFGNFGTVAKLGSATAPVSNWLAELPPSRWAMERVLGIDRRRDLPTFAGETLSEWFLAHEGLAPAEAEREVVLYPDTYTNYVSPERGKAAVRTLEALGVRVLLPDLPESGRAPLSQGMLSTAGEQAHDLYGGVAEHLDAGRDVVAIEPSDLAMFRGEYEKFLPEASYDRLSGASYEVVEYVYGLVANDPEKIEILSDGPGRVAYHSHCQQRTMGLEEYTEALLEELEYDVLTSTVECCGMAGSFGYKEQYYELAMDVGYELEDEFEQPGERDRTVLASGTSCTDQLDALLERKPRHPIEFIAPDPL, from the coding sequence ATGAGCGCCGACGACGAGGCGGCCCATATCCGCCGCCTGCTCGACACCGAGGGCGACAGCGTCCAGGGGAACACCCGCGTGTTCAACCAGGGCCGCTACGCCGCCGTCGAGGACCTCGACGACTACAAGGGGCTGAAGGATCGGGCCCGCGAGCTCAAGGAGGACGCCATCGAGCGCCTGCCCGAGCTGATCGACGAGCTGACCGAGACCGTCGAGGAGAACGGCGGGCACGTCTACCTCGCGAGCGACGCCGAGGACGCGAACCGCTACATCACCGACGTGGCCGAGGACGGCGGCGCCGAGACGCTCGTCAAGAGCAAGTCGATGACCAGCGAGGAGATCGACGTCAACGACGCGCTCGAAGCAGCAGGAGTGGACGTCTACGAGACCGACCTCGGGGAGTTCGTCATCCAGATCGCAGACGAGGCGCCCTCCCACATCGTCGGGCCGGCGATCCACAAATCGCGCGAGGAGATCGCCGAGCTGTTCAACCACGAGTTCGATCCCGACGAGCCCCTCGAGACCGCGGAGGAGCTCACCCACTTCGCCCGCGAGTACCTCGGCGAGCGCGTCGAGGAGGCCGACGTCGGGATGACCGGCGCGAACTTCCTGGTCGCCGAAAGCGGGACCCTGCTGCTGGTCACCAGCGAGGGCAACGCGAGGAAATGTGCGGTCGCGCCCGACACCCACGTCGCGGTGGCGGGCGTCGAGAAGATCCTCCCGCGCTTCGAGGACCTCCAACCATTTATCGAGCTCATCGCGCGCTCGAGCACGGGCCAGGACCTCACCTCGTACATGTCGCTGCTCACGCCGCCGGTCGACTCGCCGACCATCGAGTTCGGCAGCGACGAACCGCTCGCCGGGGGCGCGGACGACCGGGAGTTCCACCTCGTGTTGATCGACAACGGCCGGATGGCGATGCGCGAGGACCCCGAGCTCAAGGAGACGCTCTACTGCATCCGCTGTGGGGCGTGTGCGAACGTCTGTGCGAACTTCCAGCACGTCGGGGGCCACGCCTTCGGCGGCGAGACCTACTCGGGCGGGATCGGGACCGGCTGGGAGGCCGGCGTCCACGGCCAGGAGAGCGCCGAGGAGTTCAACGACCTCTGTACGGGCTGTTCGCGCTGTGTCAACCAGTGTCCCGTGAAGATCGACATCCCGTGGATCAACGAGGTCGTCAGGGACCGGATCAACCGCGGCGAGGAGCCCAGCGAGTTCGAGTTCCTCGTCGAGGGGCTGACCCCGGACGCCGAGTCCGGCGGGGTCCCCCTCCAGAAACGCTTCTTCGGCAACTTCGGGACGGTCGCGAAGCTCGGCAGCGCGACCGCGCCGGTCTCGAACTGGCTCGCCGAACTGCCGCCGAGCCGGTGGGCGATGGAGCGCGTGCTGGGAATCGACAGACGTCGTGACCTCCCGACGTTCGCCGGCGAGACGCTCTCCGAGTGGTTCCTCGCACACGAGGGGCTCGCGCCCGCGGAGGCCGAGCGCGAAGTCGTCCTCTATCCCGACACCTACACGAACTACGTCAGCCCCGAGCGCGGGAAGGCGGCCGTCCGCACGCTGGAGGCACTGGGCGTGCGGGTCCTGCTGCCCGACCTGCCCGAGAGCGGACGCGCGCCGCTCAGCCAGGGGATGCTCTCGACGGCGGGCGAGCAGGCCCACGACCTGTACGGCGGGGTCGCCGAACACCTCGACGCCGGCCGGGACGTGGTCGCCATCGAGCCCAGCGACCTCGCGATGTTCCGCGGCGAGTACGAGAAGTTCCTGCCCGAGGCGTCCTACGACCGGCTCTCGGGGGCGAGCTACGAGGTCGTCGAGTACGTCTACGGGCTGGTCGCGAACGACCCCGAGAAGATCGAGATCCTCTCGGACGGCCCCGGCCGCGTGGCGTATCACAGCCACTGTCAGCAGCGGACGATGGGCCTCGAGGAGTACACCGAGGCGCTGCTCGAGGAGCTCGAATACGACGTGCTCACCTCGACCGTCGAGTGCTGTGGGATGGCGGGGTCGTTCGGCTACAAGGAGCAGTACTACGAGCTCGCGATGGACGTCGGCTACGAGCTGGAGGACGAGTTCGAGCAGCCGGGCGAGCGCGACCGGACCGTGCTCGCGAGCGGCACCTCCTGTACCGATCAGCTTGACGCGTTACTGGAACGGAAACCGCGACACCCGATCGAGTTCATCGCGCCCGACCCCCTGTAA